The window AAGTAAATGTTGGatgtttgcttttttttggatgaaagCTTTTGCATTGTCGTTACCTATGTATGTCAACGGTGTTGTATCCTGTTTGTCATTCATCTTAATCGATTTAGCCGTATCCaagatttttaatttttttttttttttttttggttttttttctctctgatTCATTCGATGACAACAATATTTGATTTAACAATTAATATTAGTTGACTTATTATTGTATTATTAGTGTTGGAAATTGGTTAGATgcaaaaaattcgaattcttttcattttcgacAATATCAAAACATATTTAAACACAATAAATATCTAGTCGTTAATCGTAGTCATCATTGGCATTATCTATGTATTGATCATGTTGCCTAAGAAACAACcagtaaatgatgaaattgtatcaaataatgaaattgtttccTCTTCTTCCTCCTCCTCAGCATCagcgtcatcatcatcatcatcagaatttgATCCAAATTTCATCGAAAAACTTGCCATTTGCTTGTTTAATAACCCGGTGATTTTGTtattatggaaaaattttaaaatcaaaagcCGTCATCCATGTCGATCAATATTCTGGTTGCTAGTACCATGTATTTTCTGCATCATATTAGTCTTGATTCAAATGGTAGCCGATCAAGAATTTGTCAAAAACACGACTATATATAACGAACATGGTATTGATGAAGATTTGTCCACAATTGCAATTTCTGATAAACAAATTCTATATGCTCCGTTAACTAATGAAACTGAAGAAATCATGGAAATTCTGCACAAAAACATCGTGACCACTGAAATAATTGGATTTCACAATGAATCCGATCTAATCGCTTATTATGagagaaacaacaacaacaaaatttcttGTGCAATTGTATTTAATCGAATTAATTATGATGGTGCTGATTTCAAAATTcgttttccattcattccaAATCAGAATGGTAATAGTGTGTCTCGATTTATCGAATTGACTTggaaaacatcaaaatacTGGCCACGGCACGTGTTGAGTGGTCCAAGATCAGCGAACAATAGTTATGGTGGACCACCAGATTATTTCAACAATGGATTTCTGTATATACAACATGAAATCAGCAAAGCAATAGCCATCTATTTTGATCCtaaaagtgaaaatttttttgatcaactTCGTATGTCCATCCAACGATACCCGTTTCCGAAATATCAGAAAAACGATTTTCTCTTTTACatggaaattgtttttccaaTAGTCTTTTTGTTAAGTTTTCTATCCATCTCGATGGAGTTAACCAAAGACATTGTGATGGAGAAAGAATTACGATTGaaagaaataatgaaaataatgggTCTACGCGAATGGATGCATTGGCTATCCTGGTTTATTTATGCTTTTTTATGGCATACTTTATTCGGCATAATCATAACATCGATTCTCTGTATTCCATTTGGCAAACAAGCTATACTCAAATACAGTGATCCATTTTTAGTGTTCCTATTCATCATGTTTTATGTCGTTTCTGTAATaacgttttgttttctggtgAGTAGCATACCCAAAATATCAGAAAAGGCTGATTTTGCCGGAACAATCGGTGGTACCATTTACATTCTCTTATTTTTACCATATTATTTTATCAACTTTAATTATGAGTAAGTTTCATCAGATTCCAAAATTATCCATCTAATCATAATGTAATTTTAAGCGAAATACCATTTGAATGGCGATTATTCTcaagttttttgttcaacataAACATGCCATTtggattgatgataatttctgAGCTAGAAATTAATCATATCGGTCTTCATTGGAACAACATTTGGGAGCCAATAGCACACGATGATCCAATGACATTTGgttatatattcatcatgttTCTAGTGACATCAGTTGTACAATTTATCACTGCTATTTATATTGGAGCCGTATTTCCAGGAAAATATGGAATGGGCAAAccatggaatttttttgtcaattttttttatccatcaaatgattaccaaaaagatgaagaaaaaccgCTAGATTCTAATGGAGttcatataataaatttatataaatcGTATGATGACCAGAAAACATTTGCCGTTAAAAATTTGACGTTGAATTTGCCACAAAATCGCATCACTGTTCTATTAGGACATAATGGAGCGGGAAAAACCACTTTGATGTCCATGTTATGTGGTTTAATCATTCCTAGTTGCGGTACAATCCTCATTAATGGAATAAATCTCCATGATGATATGGAACGTGTGCGTGAAAATCTTGGAATATGTCCACAATTTGAtgttttatttgatcatctTACTGTTGAAGAACATTTATGGTTTTATtgcaaattgaaaaatgtttgtgaGAAATCTATTTACGAGGAAATTGATTCACTGATTAATAAATTGGATCTAAACTCCAAAAGACGAAATTTGGCTTCTACGCTGTCCGGTGGTATGAAACGTAAACTTTCGGTATGTCTATTTTATGATTTGGAATTATGTTTGAAAGTTATTTTTTGGTCTATAGGTTGGAATAGCTCTGGTAGGTGGGTCCAAGTTTGTCTTGTTGGACGAAGCTACATCAGGAATGGATGTTTCAGCTCGTAGATTCCTATGGGATTTCctaatcaaagaaaaaactaacCGAACAATCCTCTTCTCTACACATTGCATGGAAGAAGCTGATGTCTTAGGAGACAAAATTGCCATTATGCAGCAAGGACAACTCAAATGCTTTGGATCACCATACCAATTACGTAAAGATTTCAAGCTGGGTCATCTCTTAAAGATTGCAATAACAAGGCAAGCAAATAAGcaaaaaatcatcgatttgatcaattcaCACATCATTGATGCCAACCTGTTGGCTTCAagcaataatgaaatgacatTCAGTTTGCCAGAGTGTCAATCTAAAAATTTTGGACCACTATTCTTGACAATCGAACAGAATAACACTGATCTAGGCATCGATCATTTTGGTATTTCTGTTTCCACAATCGAAGAGGTCTTTTTTCGGtgagtttttttccatgtttttAGATTCTTTATTCCAATAATATCATCTTTTTGAATAGGGCCAATCAATTTCAGCTGAATGACATTGATTcagaacaaaaatattcacaaGATCTAATTGATCGAATGAAACATAATTCATTGGAACATAGCAGTGAACTGGCACATTTGaggcaaatttttcaaagtcaatttgtcaaaaaattACGGTTTCTGCTACGAAGTCCTTTTCTTTTAGTTGCACATTTTGTTCTTCCCGCAATCGTTCTTATTATTGGCATTATTAGTGCCATGGGTGTGGCTCATAGCTTGACAAGTTCACCTGCGTTGCTTTTAAATCTTGAAACTTACCGACAAATACATGCGACATCATTCTTTTCACTTGATTCCGAATCAATCGCTTTAGGACAAACATATATCGATctattgaaagaaaattcaaatgttatAACAAATAACGTATCATCTGAAACGACTgaccaaatcaaatcaaaagcTATGAATTATCTTATTGACCTTCGACAAAATGATCTGAACTATAGAGCTTTAAATTATCttgtttcatcaatgttttcgCGAAACAACGATGAAATTTCTGCTGTTGCCTTGTTCAATAATCATGCTTATCATTCGGCAGCCATTGCCGTTGCTTTGGTTGATGAAACATTATTACGATACAGTTTGAATCGAAgtcaatttaaattatccATCTGGAATGATCCATTTCCAAAGAAAATTAGTGAATCAATTAAAGCCCGAGAATTTGATTCAGTTTTTCAAACACAAATAATGATCTGTTTACTTGCCTCAATATGCTTTCTGATGGCcagtttttcatcattattggtcATCGAAAAATCTTCAAATTTTAAACTAATTCAAAAGATTTCTGGCCTGAAAATGTTCTACTATTGGATAAGTACTTTTATTCtggattttttcatctatttgATATCGGTGTTAATACTTGCTTTTATACTATACATTTTTAATGTGAAagcatttgtttcattgaagcatcaatcatttatgatgatattgcTTTTGCTAAATGGTTTATCATCGTTACCTTTCATCTATTTAATGTCAGGAATATTTAAGAATCCTCATAAAGCCTATGTTCAAATTGCattgtcttttttcttcattggtTTCAGCACTTTTATCACTGTTCTTTTATTACGTATCGGTGATTTTAATCTATTTTACGCAAGTGAATTTTGTGATACATTATTTTcttacattttttcaatttatgcTGTCATAATGggcattttttccatttatgataattttgtcggtcttgatgtttgtttttccacTTATAATGTGATGAACATGACAATCGatatacaaaaaatttgCCAAACACCAAACATTCCAAACTTGCCTGTTCAAATTTTATACTGTTGTAAAGGTAAaatgtttataatttttttttcgattactAATaacttttgaattttttttcagagaTTTGCACCAAGAATTGCTTCcgatataatgaaaattattggaGCATGGAAACACCTGGAATCGGCAAGTATGTTATTGGTTGTATTTTTCTTAGTTTTGTATACTGGTCAGCTTTGATAATCATGGAAGGTCCAATCGGAAAACAGCTTAACAAATTAGTGAATTAtttaaacaaagaaaaatgggCAAAAACTAACCAAGtgaaatttaatcaaaaaagcATCTCAAGTtgtaaagatgatgatgtaagaGCTGAAGAAATTCGAATTATGGCTAAACACaatgaaatgtttgaaaCTCATGGAATGATTGTCAAAAATGTTTCGAAAAATTATGGCCGTTTAAGAGCTGTAAAGAACATTAGCTTTTCGGTCGAATGGGCAGAATGTTTTGGTATGTTGGGTGAAAATGGAGCCGGTAAAACAACgacattcaaaatgataaccGGTGCATCAAAATTGACCAGCGGTGATATTTGGATCAACAAGTGGAATATTAAAGAAGAAATAGACAAAGTATTCAAACACATTGGATATTGTCCACAATTCGATGGTCTTCTCAATGAACTTACGGGACGCGAGACCCTGATGATTATCTGTCAAATTCGTGGTATAAAAGAAGAACTGATTCCTCAACAAATCGATGCTATGGCTGAATTGCTTCAATTCACTAGCCACATTGATCGTGTCGTTCATGAATACAGTGGTGGTACGAAACGAAAGCTAAGCTTCGCAATTGTAAgtttattaattttattcgattaaTAATTTATCGAATTTGATCTATCTGTTTGCTAGTCGATTGTTGGAAATCCATTAATCACATTTTTAGATGAGCCAACAACCGGAATTGATCCAGTATCACGACGAGGACTATGGAATGCTATCCGTTTTGTTCGTTCCGgtggatcatcattggtgTTGACATCACATTCGATGGAAGAATGTGAAGCATTATGTGATCGATTGGTTATTATGGTGAATGGTCGTATACGATGTATTGGTAGTCCATTACATTTGAAACGTAAATTTGGCAATGGATTTAttgttcaaataaaattagcaatcaatacaaaacaatcatcacaacaaACATTGGATAATCGTTCCAGATTGATTAATGTTTGTAAAGAAATTACTTTGCATaaatttatggaaaaaaattttgcatcACGTTTTGAATCAAACTATGAAAATCTATACACATATCATatctataataatgatgttaaaTTAAGCCAAATGTttgacaaaattgaaaaatcacgAAGACATTTAAATATTGAACATTATTCGATTAATCAGCCATCATTGGAAAagatatttttatcattcaattattcCAAATCAAAgcttaaataataataatatatattgtaatacaacaaaatattcatcaacaataaaaattcatcaatttaatttcatcactgtttttttttcgaacggaaatcataatttaaaaaaaatcgaatatatTCATACATGATATATAATATTACACTACAAATTCTTATATTTTGAATCCTTTTCCATGGAACAGAACGTTAAACACCGCATGCGTaaaaaattcgtttgatgttgtcgtcgtcgtcgtcgtcgtcgttgccAAATAATATCATCGAtccttgtttttgtttttgttgtctgtgtgtgtgtattgaatTCGCGAGTATTcgtgtctattttttttctgtatacGTTGTTTTTGGGGTTTTATATGTGTATAtacaaaagaattgaaattggtAAAATAATTGATCTTGCAATCATAattcacattattattattataactaTCATCAACCAAGAGAAGTATAAAATtctatttaattttatttgtagtagaaaattttatttcattagtttttcttttgtccgAATGAATTAGAAGCCCAAGAAAAAACCTTTAAACTGAAGCCACCCAAAGAATGATCTGAATAAATAAACCAACAGAATCTTACCCATTGTTTATGGCAGAAataataccaaaaaaaaactattcatCACTCAGCAAGAAAAAACTAATTCGTAAACTAAACACATTccatgtttgattgatttcaagaaattttaaatttcattcattcatcatcatcataatcaaaagaagtgaaatttttttttctttttgtaaATACGATTGTTcagttttcattcatttcatgagCATTTTTCAACGATTGTATACATTCCAATATGTCACGAACTATGTTTAATTGAAATACATTTGATGAAGCAAacgtttttcatttaataaaacaaatgcCAATGTTATGGTTATAAACATACAAAGAAAACTCCCTCAACAAATTGCATATACAActaacaatcattatcatcatcgagtgAACCATTAAATAAAATACTCATCGATTaggatagaaaaaaactagGCTGAAAAATATAAGAATCTTTTGATccatatattatattataaaaattaaatatcaaaattcaacataTCGGtctaatttgtttgttgccgttaattatcatcactatcatATTGGACATTCGACATAATCCAAttcgaatcatcaaaatcaactaATTAAAGTGAgtagaaaatgttttttttatggtttaatttttttccaacaaaaaaaatcatgttaTTAGTTGATGGACCATGATTTCGTTCTagtattttcattcaaaacataAAGGTGGTAGCACTGTCATTAGGAATtgagaatttcaaattaatttaatataTAAAGTTATAATGATCCAGAATTGATCAacatctgtttttttttggtgatcaAGATTCCAGGTGCTAAATGTTTGCCGGCATATTTGTCAATAGCTAACGATTCGATATTGATTGGTGATATGGTGATATCCAAACTTTACTAAATTCTTTTAACTTGTTTTAAATGTTTATGCTTTGTGTTGACTAGAATCTTGATATTTATGCCAAGATGTTTGAATGTGTTTGACATATATACTAGTGCCAGATGGCAAATTTGACTgtagattgtttttttttgtatgcgATAAAAATGAGAAACGATTGTATATTTTTTCGATACAAAATTATGGTCCTCCTTCATATCATCAATGCAACGTGTCCTAAATAACGGGATTTTGTTGCCTATAATACTTTGATTCTTATGGTTTGTTGTTCGTTGTTACGTTTGTCattcaattaataaaatataaagaaaattttgctAATAAAATCAAACTGTGATTTACACACACCATGATAAAAATCTTGACATTATAATCGCTTTTAATTGTTCAACATGAACGCATGataaacgatgaaaaaatggccatCCATTATccttgatttttatttttcgttgtttgcCTTGTGGCGGCATTGTGGTGACATTATTATACGGTagaatgatcaatcatttaattaaaaaaggtaattttttttattgttcaaccacaaaaaaacattcatttttcacacAATTTTCAGTTATCGGAATTACCACAGCTTGGAGGTGGTGGCAAATCACTACCAACGTATGTTCCTAGTCCAGGTTCTGTTCCTGGCACTGTTGCGCCTAGACCGATTCCAACACCGGGTACTCGATAGGTCGGTTCGGCTAAACCTGGTCGATGATATTGTGGTTCGCCAAACGATGGTGTATTATTCGGCGGAACAACGCCCATACCATAGTTGCCATTGTTATTTGGTCCACTGAAATGGGCATGTTCACCATAACCGGCTGGTCCAGGAGGATTATCACCACCAGGTTGATTATAAATTGGTACACCAAATGATTGCTGACCCGGTTCCGGTGGTTGTCCTAGAGAAGAAGAGGTGAAACCATCATGGATGCTGttgtcaccatcatcacaacaattgaaacaggctattttgtatttttttcaacaaacataTTGTTTACTAATGTTTGGccagatttttattattttattattattttagtTAGTAGGCCATCGTGTTTGTTAGGGATTGTGCGTTGCAcaatgtgtatgtttttttttttttgttgatgatgatggtcaattttatttggaaaaacTTACCTGacatttttgtcaattttcaataatttgattcaatcgggaaaataaaatgtgtactggctatgatgatgatgatgggcgACTTTCACTGATTGAAATCTATTTGATTGTGTGTGATGgctttttgtttgaaattttttttttcttttttgatcgatcaaatcacttttttttgtgatcgATTTTATGGATATgtcgatgtgtgtgtgtgtatgtcgtAAGCTTAGATTACATTAGACAGATCctatttacacacacacacgtacatttaaaaaaaatgcaacaaTACATGTAATGCAATACACAATGGAAGGAACAAAATTCTACATGACACGTAGTCATCAACTGCCATTattatctcatcatcatcatcatcatcaatgatgtttTGTCGCTATAGTTTCAATCTATCTAATCACATAATAATGTAAACCTATTCAATTTagcttttatttttttatcaaaaatttcacacTTGAAGTGAAAGgaagagatttttttttgtttttgactCATACATGTAATAATAGGATCCAGGATCTTGAGATCTGAAATAAGTCATGAGtcgattatttattattaacattttATGTAtaccaaacacacaaaaaaaatgatcagtcatcattcgataatttttttttttttttttgttactcgGATGACATTGTGTGATATATGTGTGttgtatatgaatgaatgaaatttatttcatttccaatcaatttgtaattgatttcaattgacATCacccatcattatcatcatatattgttgtttgatcgatgaattcaggtttttttttccttctctTCTGATTCTAAAAAGACCACATTACATTGTAATTTAGTTATATATTGAGCGATTGACTAAATATGGAAATCAATGACGTtattgtattgaaaaaaatttttttttttattagatGCTTTCATTTCTATGCGTTTTTTTGTGACATTAATCCCCcctttcatttttgttgttcattacatttcaaaaattctttttttcaagtgaTTGCAATTTCTATATGTTTGTATTGTTGCTGCGATATTCGGAAACCAAAAAACATTGGATTGAACACCTGTTGTTTGATAtacctacacacacacattattatcataaacTGAAAGGATAAAATGGGTGGTGAATCcgttttcattggaaattttattttattaatcCTATATAAATAACttttgttagttttttttcacaacaataaataagaatatatttatattggtTATTGATAATCGTCAAGGTTACATTCATTCTTAagattaaaaatgattgaaatttaaacCATTTCCTAGGTCAAATGTCGAAATCatatgtgaataaaaaataaataggaGTAATGGAGACCTGAATCTATTGAACTacgtgtttgtttgtttgtttgtttgtcccTATTTGCatataacaacaattatttcaAAGTTCGCACCTGaccaatatatatttttttttttgccattatATACATATTGTCTCTATGTCGACAATGTAATATAATGGATGCACaccttattttttttcgattgtatcggtcggattttttttcctaaaaaaaaacgttatgataatattgttgttgttgttgttgtgaaagTTGTatacaattgaaaatcattaaaaaaaatttttttttttcatctgatgtttcaatgtttatttttatttggaacatggtcaattttgaataaaatgaattgtaaataccatatttattcattggaatttttcatttttgcctctgatttcaatttcaattcacatATTGTCATTATATGAACTGAacttattgttgttgaacgagaaacaataaaaaaaacttgcctttgataaaaaattttttttgtgtcatCAAGCGTGATCacacctttttttcaaaataaaaaaaaaactataatgaaagcaacaacaacaaaatcaatgtgTGCGGGCCATCTACACCTGTGctttattgaatgatgataattgatccATCAAATTACcttgaatttcatcatttcattgatatttaggtctgatttttttccgtttttatttttcaaccaattgattattaatattcCTTCaatggtttcattttcataaagATCACTGACATAACTAGATCATCAAATGTATTTGTTcgtttataatcatcatcatcattatcattatcaagatGATTTAAATATTCGTTtcctatatatatgtttgaATGATTAATCTACACACTCTGAATTACACTTGTTCATTTGCATTCATTCTACTTGTTGAACATATAATTTGctaatgatgttttttttttatatataggCTACAAGTTTACATCATAGAAATCATCACAACATTATGTTTACAAAgacagtggaaaaaaaagatccagatactttgtaaaattttcaatacatACATTGTAAATGTAATGtttttcgatgatttatatatatatatataataaactACGATGTTCCATAACATCGTAATGATCATATATCGATAATACGTTCGCAGTCATGATTGGGAATCGGACActattgaaatatttgtgGATAAAATAAAGCTTTATTGATCAAGTATACGCAGATCATAGATCCCAGATACTcgatcgataatgataatttgggATGGGTTTATATACTAGATTACAATCAATTAGAAACATTAATTAGGTTATAACATTCATTAAATAGTCGAACATCcataaaatattcaaaatcaaagaaatatttttacatatataaaaaagaaatattttgatcaacCTCATTGTTTGTGTCGGTGTATGATTACCCCGAAAATTCTGACAAGTTTCTCACATTTTTAAgatgaaaagcaaaaattattattataaatgattAATTCTTTAATCTTAAACTACTAAATTTGATGGATTACCATTATATAATTgtcattatcgttgttgttgttgttgtcgtcttttttttgtcatgatgaaattgaaaataaaaattcatcacattGTGCATGACGATAATATGTCACCAAAACGATAATAAAAACAGGAACAAAAATCTATTTCTAGTCTCTCGATAAACgactaactaactaactaactaactaactgaTTGACATACGACAGACATAcaaatagatagataaatagatgaaataataaccaaATGCAATGAAATAATACAATTTACGATCTACTTTATATTATGTgagtaataaaaataaaattatttacgATGTATACAtacatcatttatattcatcagCTGTATGTATGTAGTCCATTCcactttcattttcaattttacggccattttttttataaattttcattcttttgaaGTTTTGGgttttgtcaaatttttttccctgtttgttgttgcaaaTATTATTGTCGCTGTTTGAGatgttaaaaatgaaaaagaaggagaaaaaattttaccacCTCTTGAGCTTGTTATCACTATGAAAGttcatttttccaaattGAAACTTACATACATGCGGAAGCGGTTTCTTTCCCCCTTGCTCTTGctgtttctgtgtgtgtgtgtgtctgtctaTGATTGTTTGGGTAAATTTAGAATCATTTGACAGccaattctttcatttcaattcatttgcaTGCATGTCGACATTGATGAAGACATGTAGAGAAAGTGAgcgagaaagagagagagtgagaaaGATGAATAACCGAatccattctttttttttgctattcgATCTTGATGAAtcggttttttcttctttgaaattgaaatatttttcatgtcATTATAAATCTGgttgttatttattattattattgggcGCCATACTGTGCATTTTTTacacattttttcaaacagaTTTGTGATCcagaaatgagaaaataacatttattatattgttttgcgttttttttttcgctggcatacaattgattcattgaatgattgtttgtttatattgtttatgatgatgatgtgaatgatgtttatgatgattggcaATTGGCGACAGTAGCAGgaagcaatgaaaaaacattggccatgattgaatgaatgaatgaatgaatgaggcCAATAACCACATTGCGTTAGAGTATGTATTCTATTGTTGAGAATTACCAACATTTTATCGATTACGATTATTGTATCGAGTATCTGgtagcacacacacacacacacacaggtatATCGTAAATCTAATTTCATTCCTTTTTTGCTCTTGTTCCTGTTCATCGTAcacattttgtgtgtgtgtgtgtttgttttcaatgtttgttcGATCCCATCATTTCAAGtgaattataatcaatgtctccattgtattcattttgtttgtttgtttgttttgttttcgatatCAGGTCGCTCTTTctggattgattgattttgatctcgattttttttgtctttttttttttgttttgttttttcatttccacattttttttattgttttatgTCATATTTTTCTGTTCGTTTGTTGACTTTTACA of the Dermatophagoides farinae isolate YC_2012a chromosome 1, ASM2471394v1, whole genome shotgun sequence genome contains:
- the LOC124491801 gene encoding phospholipid-transporting ATPase ABCA3 translates to MLPKKQPVNDEIVSNNEIVSSSSSSSASASSSSSSEFDPNFIEKLAICLFNNPVILLLWKNFKIKSRHPCRSIFWLLVPCIFCIILVLIQMVADQEFVKNTTIYNEHGIDEDLSTIAISDKQILYAPLTNETEEIMEILHKNIVTTEIIGFHNESDLIAYYERNNNNKISCAIVFNRINYDGADFKIRFPFIPNQNGNSVSRFIELTWKTSKYWPRHVLSGPRSANNSYGGPPDYFNNGFLYIQHEISKAIAIYFDPKSENFFDQLRMSIQRYPFPKYQKNDFLFYMEIVFPIVFLLSFLSISMELTKDIVMEKELRLKEIMKIMGLREWMHWLSWFIYAFLWHTLFGIIITSILCIPFGKQAILKYSDPFLVFLFIMFYVVSVITFCFLVSSIPKISEKADFAGTIGGTIYILLFLPYYFINFNYDEIPFEWRLFSSFLFNINMPFGLMIISELEINHIGLHWNNIWEPIAHDDPMTFGYIFIMFLVTSVVQFITAIYIGAVFPGKYGMGKPWNFFVNFFYPSNDYQKDEEKPLDSNGVHIINLYKSYDDQKTFAVKNLTLNLPQNRITVLLGHNGAGKTTLMSMLCGLIIPSCGTILINGINLHDDMERVRENLGICPQFDVLFDHLTVEEHLWFYCKLKNVCEKSIYEEIDSLINKLDLNSKRRNLASTLSGGMKRKLSVGIALVGGSKFVLLDEATSGMDVSARRFLWDFLIKEKTNRTILFSTHCMEEADVLGDKIAIMQQGQLKCFGSPYQLRKDFKLGHLLKIAITRQANKQKIIDLINSHIIDANLLASSNNEMTFSLPECQSKNFGPLFLTIEQNNTDLGIDHFGISVSTIEEVFFRANQFQLNDIDSEQKYSQDLIDRMKHNSLEHSSELAHLRQIFQSQFVKKLRFLLRSPFLLVAHFVLPAIVLIIGIISAMGVAHSLTSSPALLLNLETYRQIHATSFFSLDSESIALGQTYIDLLKENSNVITNNVSSETTDQIKSKAMNYLIDLRQNDLNYRALNYLVSSMFSRNNDEISAVALFNNHAYHSAAIAVALVDETLLRYSLNRSQFKLSIWNDPFPKKISESIKAREFDSVFQTQIMICLLASICFLMASFSSLLVIEKSSNFKLIQKISGLKMFYYWISTFILDFFIYLISVLILAFILYIFNVKAFVSLKHQSFMMILLLLNGLSSLPFIYLMSGIFKNPHKAYVQIALSFFFIGFSTFITVLLLRIGDFNLFYASEFCDTLFSYIFSIYAVIMGIFSIYDNFVGLDVCFSTYNVMNMTIDIQKICQTPNIPNLPVQILYCCKEICTKNCFRYNENYWSMETPGIGKYVIGCIFLSFVYWSALIIMEGPIGKQLNKLVNYLNKEKWAKTNQVKFNQKSISSCKDDDVRAEEIRIMAKHNEMFETHGMIVKNVSKNYGRLRAVKNISFSVEWAECFGMLGENGAGKTTTFKMITGASKLTSGDIWINKWNIKEEIDKVFKHIGYCPQFDGLLNELTGRETLMIICQIRGIKEELIPQQIDAMAELLQFTSHIDRVVHEYSGGTKRKLSFAISIVGNPLITFLDEPTTGIDPVSRRGLWNAIRFVRSGGSSLVLTSHSMEECEALCDRLVIMVNGRIRCIGSPLHLKRKFGNGFIVQIKLAINTKQSSQQTLDNRSRLINVCKEITLHKFMEKNFASRFESNYENLYTYHIYNNDVKLSQMFDKIEKSRRHLNIEHYSINQPSLEKIFLSFNYSKSKLK
- the LOC124493089 gene encoding uncharacterized protein LOC124493089 isoform X2; the encoded protein is MSGQPPEPGQQSFGVPIYNQPGGDNPPGPAGYGEHAHFSGPNNNGNYGMGVVPPNNTPSFGEPQYHRPGLAEPTYRVPGVGIGLGATVPGTEPGLGTYVGSDLPPPPSCGNSDN
- the LOC124493089 gene encoding uncharacterized protein LOC124493089 isoform X1; this encodes MSACFNCCDDGDNSIHDGFTSSSLGQPPEPGQQSFGVPIYNQPGGDNPPGPAGYGEHAHFSGPNNNGNYGMGVVPPNNTPSFGEPQYHRPGLAEPTYRVPGVGIGLGATVPGTEPGLGTYVGSDLPPPPSCGNSDN